In Haliotis asinina isolate JCU_RB_2024 chromosome 15, JCU_Hal_asi_v2, whole genome shotgun sequence, one DNA window encodes the following:
- the LOC137266030 gene encoding nucleolar protein 56-like, whose protein sequence is MAQSLYTLFEHASGYALFRVREFEEVAMLQPQVEQSVTDLSKFNSIIKLVAFSPFKSGTNALDNINSISEGLLHEDLRLFLETNVPKAGKKEKVTVGVGDAKIGAAISEELGIVCQHVGVVPEIIRGIRVHFPSLVKGLTDKSASKAQLGLGHSYSRAKVKFNVNRVDNMIIQSISLLDQLDKDINTFSMRIKEWYSYHFPELVKVIPDNYTYARVVKLIQSRKDLTEEKSDDLEEIVMDAGKVKAIFDAARSSMGMDISPIDLMNISMFATRVIGLTEYRKQLSEYLKTKMNSVAPNLATLIGEQVGARLIAHSGSLTNLAKYPASTVQILGAEKALFRALKTRGNTPKYGLIFHSTFIGRAGSKNKGRISRYLANKCSIASRIDCFSEYPTTVFGEHLRQQVEDRLTFYESGTTPAKNVDVMKQAVEEAVVVQAKLAKKEKKKRKKEKRKLEESIGANTTGDLDTTQEEEQVPKKKKKKKKHVDESMEVEEEEEVEEQMPKKKKKKKKKDE, encoded by the exons ATG GCACAGAGTCTATACACTCTGTTTGAGCATGCCTCGGGGTATGCCCTGTTCCGTGTACGGGAGTTCGAAGAGGTGGCGATGTTGCAGCCACAGGTGGAGCAAAGTGTCACCGATCTGAGCAAGTTCAACTCCATCATAAAACTTGTGGCCTTCTCCCCATTCAAAAGTGGAACCAATGCTCTTGATAACATAAATAGCATCTCTGAAG GGCTGCTGCACGAGGACCTACGTCTGTTCCTTGAAACAAACGTTCCAAAAGCTGGCAAGAAGGAGAAAGTAACCGTTGGTGTTGGTGATGCCAAGATTGGTGCGGCTATTTCAGAGGAACTTGGCATTGTTTGTCAGCATGTCGGTGTGGTGCCTGAAATCATTAGAG GAATACGTGTCCACTTTCCCAGTCTTGTCAAAGGTTTGACAGACAAGTCAGCATCCAAAGCTCAGCTTGGCCTTGGTCACAGCTACTCCAGGGCCAAGGTCAAGTTCAACGTGAACCGTGTGGataacatgattatacagaGCATTAGTCTCCTCGACCAGCTGGATAAAGACATTAACACCTTCTCCATGAGGATCAA AGAATGGTACTCGTACCATTTCCCAGAGCTGGTGAAGGTCATACCAGACAACTACACGTATGCCAGAGTCGTAAAGCTCATTCAGAGTCGCAAAGATTTGACAGAAGAGAAGAGTGATGACCTGGAAGAGATTGTCATGGATGCTGGAAAGGTCAAGGCCATATTTGATGCAGCAAGGTCATCCATGG GAATGGACATATCCCCTATTGATCTAATGAACATCAGCATGTTTGCAACGCGAGTGATTGGATTGACAGAATACAGAAAACAGCTGTCGGAGTACTTGAAGACCAAAATGAATTCGGTGGCACCAAATCTTGCCACTCTCATCGGTGAACAG GTTGGTGCCCGTCTGATTGCCCACTCCGGCAGTCTGACCAACCTGGCTAAGTACCCTGCTTCTACTGTGCAGATTCTGGGAGCAGAGAAGGCGCTCTTCAG AGCTTTGAAGACTCGAGGAAACACTCCAAAGTACGGACTTATCTTTCACTCCACTTTCATTGGTCGCGCTGGCTCAAAGAACAAGGGCAGAATATCTCGCTACCTGGCCAACAAGTGTTCCATTGCTTCCAGGATTGACTGTTTCTCTG AATACCCGACGACTGTCTTTGGGGAGCATCTACGGCAGCAGGTGGAGGACAGGTTGACTTTCTATGAGAGCGGCACAACACCCGCCAAGAATGTTGATGTTATGAAACAAGCTGTGGAGGAG GCTGTGGTTGTTCAGGCCAAGCTGGcaaagaaggagaagaagaagaggaagaaggaaAAGAGGAAACTTGAAGAATCTATTGGCGCCAACACAACTGGAGATCTGGACACCACACAAGAGGAGGAGCAGGTccccaagaagaagaagaagaaaaagaagcaTGTTGATGAAAGCATGGAGGTCGAGGAGGAGGAAGAAGTGGAGGAGCAGATGccaaagaagaaaaagaagaagaagaagaaggatgaATAA
- the LOC137266276 gene encoding M-phase inducer phosphatase-like produces the protein MRVLSNSNQSVKKCNAIWDFLKEKAYRGVTARGLKDRIITSWEEISVGEFKMTPSAMSLMNTLSLDSPDDVTSGRLSVPEDAGVLPRSLTFDDDDDSRDSGFESQGSDSEGSPFNCFLSNGTITDFSSVRKSLFSPKRPRDEDESPAAKRYRCDDVMCHEEQYFLESPDSMKSAVDKMETEINLIGDGSKCHGLPTITGRHKDLKSVSPRTVSQLLTGKYDDVISGYQIIDCRYPYEYEGGHIEGAINLHNEAQISELVTSLRGRESTQLLIFHCEFSSERSPKLLRHLRSLDRKLNSDRYPFLFYPEVYLLDGGYKAFYEKHQRQCQPNTYIPMLHEDYASQLRHFRSKSKSNKTVKNRYLSSRCSQIDVSALKFSHL, from the exons ATGCGAGTATTGTCGAATTCAAACCAGTCTGTCAAAAAATGCAATGCCATATGGGACTTTCTAAAGGAGAAAGCTTACCGAGGAGTGACCGCGCGGGGGTTAAAGGACAGGATAATTACGTCGTGGGAGGAGATATCGGTGGGAGAA TTTAAAATGACTCCATCTGCAATGTCCCTGATGAACACACTTTCCCTTGATAGTCCTGATGACGTGACGTCTGGTCGTCTTTCTGTTCCTGAAGATGCTGGCGTCTTGCCTCGCAGCCTCACTttcgatgatgacgatgactcACGTGACAGCGGTTTCGAATCTCAAGGAAGTGATAGTGAG ggaTCCCCATTCAACTGTTTTCTGTCGAATGGAACAATCACAGACTTCAGTTCAGTCAGAAAATCTTTATTCTCACCAAAACGGCCACGTGATGAGGATGAAAGCCCCGCTGCTAAGAGATATAGATGTGATGACGTCATGTGTCATGAAGAGCAATACTTTTTGGAATCCCCCGACTCCATGAAATCAGCTGTGGATAAAATGGAAACGGAAATCAATCTGATTGGCGATGGCTCAAAG TGTCACGGACTCCCGACCATCACAGGCCGACACAAGGATCTCAAGTCAGTGTCTCCTCGCACAGTCAGTCAACTactgacagggaaatatgatgacgtcatttccgggTACCAGATCATCGACTGTCGATACCCATATGAATATGAGGGTGGCCATATAGAG GGTGCCATCAATCTCCACAACGAGGCTCAAATCTCGGAATTAGTCACCAGCCTACGAGGGAGGGAGTCGACTCAACTCCTGATCTTCCACTGTGAATTCTCCTCAGAGAGATCTCCCAAACT ATTACGCCATCTGAGGAGTTTAGACCGGAAGTTGAACAGCGACCGATACCCGTTCCTCTTCTACCCGGAAGTGTACTTGCTGGATGGCGGTTACAAGGCTTTCTATGAAAAACATCAG CGGCAATGTCAACCAAACACCTACATTCCCATGCTACACGAGGACTACGCCAGTCAACTACGTCACTTCCGGTCTAAGTCCAAGTCGAACAAAACCGTGAAAAACAGATACCTGAGTAGTCGGTGCTCACAAATTGATGTTTCAGCACTGAAGTTTTCACACTTATAA